One window of the Geotrypetes seraphini chromosome 19, aGeoSer1.1, whole genome shotgun sequence genome contains the following:
- the LOC117352041 gene encoding nitric oxide synthase-interacting protein-like isoform X2: MDHQVDLSPVLLGLCDGGVMTGGTFSYLPFLSPDGYIYEKEAILEYILHQKKEITLQLKAYEKQRSELKTEQEELSKAAKESQVKGFLEKEMSIVLKPLNPLTALPD, translated from the exons ATGGACCATCAAGTAGACTTATCTCCTGTTTTGTTAGGCTTGTGTGATGGTGGTGTGATGACTGGTGGAACATTCTCTTATCTTCCTTTCCTTAGCCCTGACGGTTACATCTATGAGAAGGAAGCAATCCTGGAATACATTTTGCACCAGAAGAAGGAGATTACCCTGCAGCTGAAG GCATATGAAAAGCAGAGGAGCGAGCTGAAGACGGAGCAAGAGGAGCTGAGCAAAGCAGCCAAAGAGTCGCAAGTGAAAGGCTTTCTGGAGAAAGAAATGTCCATTGTCCTCAAACCTCTGAACCCTTTGACCGCATTGccag ATTGA
- the LOC117352041 gene encoding nitric oxide synthase-interacting protein-like isoform X1, protein MDHQVDLSPVLLGLCDGGVMTGGTFSYLPFLSPDGYIYEKEAILEYILHQKKEITLQLKAYEKQRSELKTEQEELSKAAKESQVKGFLEKEMSIVLKPLNPLTALPGTVT, encoded by the exons ATGGACCATCAAGTAGACTTATCTCCTGTTTTGTTAGGCTTGTGTGATGGTGGTGTGATGACTGGTGGAACATTCTCTTATCTTCCTTTCCTTAGCCCTGACGGTTACATCTATGAGAAGGAAGCAATCCTGGAATACATTTTGCACCAGAAGAAGGAGATTACCCTGCAGCTGAAG GCATATGAAAAGCAGAGGAGCGAGCTGAAGACGGAGCAAGAGGAGCTGAGCAAAGCAGCCAAAGAGTCGCAAGTGAAAGGCTTTCTGGAGAAAGAAATGTCCATTGTCCTCAAACCTCTGAACCCTTTGACCGCATTGccag GTACTGTGACTTAG